gtgaggctctgtctcaaaaaccaataaacaaacaaacaaaaacctcaaaactGGAGTTCTTTTATAATGACATTTTCAATGAGCAGCTCTTACAAACCAAGTGATAATTAGGGGACTGGCCCCTGAGAAAGAATATGGGTAGTTAGTAATGAACATATGTTCCATGCAGGCTTTGGGGGAAGTGTTATAAGGAAGTCAAGGTTGGAGAAGTGTCATTTTGCAGAGTCAGTGTAATTGCAGGCTGAGCTGTCATCTCAGGAAATTGAAGCCTTCCTGCCTAGGAaccacctcccaagtagttacTCAACTTCTACATTTCCCTAAAGTGTGACCACCCTTTCCACTTCAAGGACAGAAACCTTAAAATACCATTCTCCTTTGGACACACGATCTCCTGAGAGCTGATCTGGTAAAAAGGAGCCAGCTGGGGGGTGATTGGCTCTTCAGGTtgggtgaaagagagagaagacaggagaTGGTCAGAATTCTCAAAAtgaaactcatttattttttctaactttgtgTTTGGCTTACACAGCCTGAAGCATGTGTTTGGTTCTTAGAAACTGTATCCTCTAATGAGAATTATCATCTTCTCACTGGTGAACTAAATAGTAAAACTGCATCCAAGTGAGGAAGGAATTTTAAGGTGGAGCTCAGCTCTCTGGCATTGTCTGGATaatgctttcctttctcttctctgtggACACACAGGTGACCCTGGGGACTGAGATGGCATCATCTCCAAAGATCTGGGGCACACTTTTGGCCCTGCTTTGCATCCTATGCACACCGCTTGCACACAGCAAGGATGTTTCTTGGAGAGAATTCATGAAACTGCACTACTTAAGTCCAAGTCGAGAATTCAAAGAGTACAAATGTGATGTCCTCATGAGAGAAAAAGAAGCTCTGAAAGGCAAGAGCTCTCACCTGTTCATCTATGTCTCATGGTATAAAATCGAGCATATGTGCATTAGTGACATCTGGATGGATCGCTTCCGAAATGCATATGTATGGGTCCAGAATCCCCTCAAAGTACTCAAGTGTCACCAGGAAAATTCCAAAAGTAACTACACAGAGAGCAGGAGCTTCAACTACATTGAATTCCATTGTGGCATGGATGGGTATGTTGATAGCATAGAAGACTTAAAGATGGTGGAACCTATCAGCAACTAGAAAGTCCATGCACAACCTTAGGTATTGGTAGAGTATCCAGTGCTTCCTAAGTGGTGGCCCCTGCCTTCATCAATAGTTCCTACCACTCCCCACTTGCAtttatttgttaatgttttcCAAATACTTAAGAGTTATGAATCACATGATTTCTTGATTCTGTAACTTTGCCTGTGTcgtttctctgcctggaatacaCTTTTGTCTTCATTTACTTAATTTACTCCTATACTTTTGTCAACATTCAGCTCATATGGCATCTGTTCTTGACTAACCCAAGACTTTCCGGATTCTGGCTCTTTTGAAACGTACCCAAGCTGAACAATCTTCCCTTTGCTAAATAAAATTATGATTCCAATGTGTGTGACGTTCACATATGTTATGTCCAGAGTAAGTACTGTGTGATTGGTATGGATGTGTGTGATCTAGACTATAGATGTGATCGATGCTGTGAAGGGATTTAAGGTGTATTTTATGGGTGTATGTCTAATGTATGTAATATGTGCATATGACGAGGGTGTAAATGACTGTGTGCTTAGTTCGAGACAAGTTGTGATGTGGGCATTGATTGCAGCATCAATTTGAAATAATTGAAAGAGTCAGAATCCAGTTTTAAAGAGTTGATTTAAGCAAAAAGCTGGTAATGGGCATTCTGTGACACACAGACTCCAGAGAAATGGGGTCAGTGCTCCAAAGCTGAAAGTTAACTTCTCGTTTATataggaaaaagacaaaagaatttaACAGGAttacaggggaattgcttgaacccagaagcggaggttgcagtgagctgaaattgcaccactgcactctagtctggtgacagagcgagactctgtctcaataaacaaacaaaaaaaaatgtattgagttTCTTGAGTTCATAAGCAGATTGAGTTCCTGAGAAATTTTGTTTGCTAATTGCAGAAGTAACGTGCAAAGTAAGAAATGTTTACTTGTTACAATTTTGCCTAGAGCAGTATGGGCAGGGAAAATGCTAAACACTGAAGTACCTTGTGTTCTTCAGTCTCCTGCAATGTGAAATGACTCTGGCCTTGAAACAATTAAAGAAAAGACCAAAGTGTCAACATTATTTATTATGTGACTGCACACTTTCCTAGAACTCTGGCCTCAATGAATAGCTAGTGTATCTAGATTGGTCATCATGTTCCAAAGGCAGTTCCTCAGCTTTGCAATTTTTGAGTGCACCTGGGGACGAGCAGACACTTGGGGATGATGATCTTTACCAACCAAACTCAGAAAACACTAGTATTAAACCAGCAGCTCTGCATGTAGGATCAATATGCATATGAGAAGAAACAATACTGATTGTTTCACTTAGTTGACAAATGCTCTTCAAAATGTATGTAAGGGAGGAAAAATTTTTCCTTCTACCCTTTTGGTTCTTGGCTGGGCCACTGTAACAAAAgtcagattaacaagagaaaaacggAAGTTTAATAACATGTGCATCTCATGTATACATGGGGAAACTCAGAAAGCAACTCAAAGAGGTGGCCAGAACTTGGGCTTAAATGCCTTCAGCTAAAGCAAAGGAAGAACCACGTGGGTGAGTGACTTACAGGGAGATGACCAGGAAAAGTATAGTAAACAAGGGAAAGGTTCTTCCTGCAGATTTAAGTCAGTACCTTCTCCACTGATAAGGGTTTCCTGTGATTTAGAGACACCTTTCTCTTTCtggtacagagagagagagagatccttaAAAATGAAGGTTTCCCTTATAAACGCAAATTTCTCTTACAAAAGGGTAATGTGCACTCTATTTTCAGAGCTTGACTTGTGTatactttttctcaaaataagcagttcaaaataatgtttatacGACAGAAgcatattttggggtagcataTTCTGGTCTCCTATACTAGGTTCTCACAAATACCTCATTTAAGTAACTTTAAAGCATGCTTTTATTAAAGAGTTAGCAGATGGTTATTCAAAACAGTATAGGAGGAAAGTAGATTTAAGTGCAATTAGTGTAATAACTTTGTGTTGTTTCTCTGGCTTTCCTGGTATCCACTCCTTATTTGAATAGCTGCATATTGACTCCTCTTAGGTATCTACCCTTCCTCTTTTGTGTGCAGTATTGGCGGTGCTGTTTGCTAAGGTCTGCAGTCCTGTCTACTGAGCCAAGCGAAGGTTATGAGATCTAAGGTAGCCTAACTGAACTCTCataggaaacaaaaatatgtcAACCAAAATATGCCTCCCGATTCAAAGTCCTGTCAATTAGCATTTTTGCTGCTCTGCATCCTTACCAGCTTTGATGATGTCAATTTTCACTGCATTTTAGTCATTCAAGTAGGTGTGTACTATTATCtcgttgttttaatttttaattttctaatgatAGATTGAAGGGATTTACAGCccaccaatatggcaaaactgcCCTTGCAGGATTATGAAGTGTTGCAAGCCAGGCTCTAGGCAGAATTACACATTAATCATAGTATGCTGGAACACTTCAACCCACTTCCCTGTAGCATGCTGATCACCTGCTCCCCAACTGTTCCTATAGGTAGAATCTCTGATACTAGAATCATGAAACCTTTTTACTTTAAGAATTGCTttaggaggccaggcacagtggctcacgcctataatcccagcactttgggaggcagaggcgggaagaccacaaggtcaggaggagaccactggccaacacagtggtgaaaccccatctctcctaaaaatacaaaaattagccaggcagggtggtctgtacctgtagtcccagctactcgggaggctggggcaggggaatcacttgaacccgggaggcggaggttgtggtgagccgagatggcaccactgcactccagcctgggtgacagagggagacttcctctcaaaaaaaaaaaaaaaaattgctgaaagagtttctctgattctgaattcCAGTGCAACAGCTAATGTGACTGGTCTGAAGACCCCTACCAAGAAACTGGCTTGGCACAAGAATGCTGAGTTTCTTCATTTCCCTGTTCCATGACTTCACCCCCTCACTTATTGATGAATCAGAAATCTTCACACTTTAGCCCTTGTCTAGATTCCTCAAAAACCCTATCCCCAAACCTTTGCAGGAGGTAAATTTTAGGTTACTGCCGATCTACTCATTTGACTGCCCCATGAATATTAAATTCTTCTCAGTTTCAATCCCTGTTGTCCTAGTATATCCATTTGCTGTGCATCAAGTAACAAACCTGTTATGATTGTAGTggcatgaaaattattttaaacagaaaatgtttGAACAGACAGAAGCTGCAGAAAGAAGCACCATCTAAACTTAACCGAGTCCTCCTAAAAATTTAGCTGCCAATGATCTCCTTCCACGGTGTTTTCTTGTTTGAAAGCAGACAGCCCCTTAGCACTGGGAAGTATAAATTTAGCTGCCATAAACCTCCATACAGGGAATCTTCCAGCCAGGATAATGAATTTAACTATTTCTACTAGCATCAAAAAGCTTACTAGAACCttacatattttccttttgaaaccccaccaaaaatcttttattttattttattttgagacagagtttcactcttgttgcccagttgcccaggctggagtgcagtggagcaatcttgtctcactgcaacgtccaccttctgggttcaagtgattctcctacctcagcctcccgagtagttgggattacaccctgctaaattttgtatttttagtagagatggggttttaccatgttggccaggttggtctcaaactcctgacctcaggtgatctgcctacctcggcttcctaaagggctggggttacaggtatgagccaccgcacctggccaaaaacacttttttttaaagttggtatATAAACTTTACCTCTGGTTATTCAGCAAGTTATTCATTTTGTAATActcctgtgtgcatgtgtaaatAAACTTTGAATTTACAAGCTCCTTTACCACCACCTTTAAAACctaaaaggaaagaggagaagttTTTCTCCAAACAGTGAGATGCTGAGCATTGGTATTCTGAGCACTTTTGAATTAAAGAAAACTAGAAGTTCTTAGAAGATGCCTTGGaaccaaacattttcttttcttttttttttgttttgttttttgagacggagtttcactcttgttaccctggctggagtgtaatggcgcgatctcagctcaccacaacctctgcctcctgggttcaggcaattctcctgtctcagcctcctgagtagctgggattacaggcatgcgccaccatgcccagctaatttttttgtatttttagtacagacagggtttcaccgtgttgaccaggatggtctcgatctcttgacctcattatccacccgcctcggcctcccaaagtgctgggattagaaccaAACATTTTCTCATCTCTTATTCCTCCCCCTCAAATGCAGAGAGGAACGCTCTTTGGGAGTTCCCTTGTCTGGGTGAGAAAAACTT
Above is a window of Callithrix jacchus isolate 240 chromosome 8, calJac240_pri, whole genome shotgun sequence DNA encoding:
- the EDDM3B gene encoding epididymal secretory protein E3-beta, coding for MASSPKIWGTLLALLCILCTPLAHSKDVSWREFMKLHYLSPSREFKEYKCDVLMREKEALKGKSSHLFIYVSWYKIEHMCISDIWMDRFRNAYVWVQNPLKVLKCHQENSKSNYTESRSFNYIEFHCGMDGYVDSIEDLKMVEPISN